The Cytophagia bacterium CHB2 genome includes the window TGTGTCGCGCGCGACTTTGCCGTTCACGCTCACCCGGCCCGCGCGAATGGCGCGCACGGCTTCTTGACGCGAGCACAAGCCGAGCTTGGAAAGCGCACGCGACAGCATGACGCGTTGTTTCTTCGAAATCTCGATTTTTTGTTCGTGCGCTTCGGGCATGAAAAGCCTTTTTTCTTTCAAAACTTGATTCGTTGGCTTCAAACAGAAGCGGACGTCTGTTGCGTGGTTGCCGAGAAACGTTCTCCGCGCCATGAAAATTTTGCAAAAGGCGCGCGCAGGGAAAAATAAACGATATAGAAAGGATGTATCAGCGCGGCGATTGAAAAGTATTTCAACAGCTTCTGTTCACCAAACCAGGCAGCAGCGCGCCGCAAATAAAAATATTCACACCCGGCTTTTACCAGGCCGCAAACACATGCTGCTGCAAAAATTTGGAATGCGCCTGCCAAAATCCCCAAAAATCCCAAACAAAGCAAGAGGTTCAACAGAAACACGGCGGTCAAGCCGAGGGTGACACCGGGTTTGTAATGCCGGCCTTTGGAAGCATAGCGTGTGCGCTGGGATTGAAAGTCACGCCACGATGCCGGCGGCCGCACTGCCGCATGCACGTGAGGATGCGCGGCGTAGCCGATCCGGCCGAGACGATGATCGTGCATTTTGTGCAGAAAAAGATCGTCGTCTCCGGAGATAAAATGCGCGATGCCCGCGAAACCGTTTACCGCAAAAAAGGCGTCACGGCGATACGCAAAGTTGCTGCCGGTGCAGGTAAGCGGCCGGCCGGCGCCGATACTGCCTGCCGCTACTGCGGCCAGCGAAAAATATTCCAACGCCAAAATGTTTTGTAAAAGATTCATGCGCGGAAAATAGGGCGAGTAGCCGCACACCATGACGACGCCGCGCTGAAATTGCGCTGCCATCTCGCGCACCCATTGCGGGCCGGGACGCGCATCCGCGTCCGTGAGCAAAATGATTTCACCCTGCGCA containing:
- a CDS encoding glycosyltransferase; translation: MLVSGLFVLLLLTLLYVFALTWLRRGLRHAHQCCIDSEALHINISPQNLPSVTLIVSARNEEEHLPHLLNCLSAQDYPADKLEICLVDDRSTDRTNELLAEFAARHRHVRHFTIHDTLPHFAPKKRALDHAIRHAQGEIILLTDADARPGPQWVREMAAQFQRGVVMVCGYSPYFPRMNLLQNILALEYFSLAAVAAGSIGAGRPLTCTGSNFAYRRDAFFAVNGFAGIAHFISGDDDLFLHKMHDHRLGRIGYAAHPHVHAAVRPPASWRDFQSQRTRYASKGRHYKPGVTLGLTAVFLLNLLLCLGFLGILAGAFQIFAAACVCGLVKAGCEYFYLRRAAAWFGEQKLLKYFSIAALIHPFYIVYFSLRAPFAKFSWRGERFSATTQQTSASV